One Gloeocapsa sp. PCC 73106 genomic window carries:
- a CDS encoding tyrosine-type recombinase/integrase, which yields MNRKSTLQDNQGASGRRINKSSKGTAKIENDKGWLRIRFTHQQKRYAFALGLPDTQLNRKVAADKAHKIELDILSDNFDATLEKYKSLKNNHKSSPQFLTGEDIIQRFIDRKAKTVSTPRSLEKYQTVLKYLQNFQCKDGNQKISLADLPLNIWTETHFEEFYEHLSKKLSPLTLKQYLVWLSAIWQWGIAEKMIKQEDPWLTLINRVKVPPKQMPKPFNRAEIHKIINGFEHSKYYSHYTDFVKFLFGTGCRTGEAIGLRWQHLNDDCSTVWIGESLSRGIRKATKTNRARTITLTPKLQKILGERRPDSFNPEALVFGSPLGNPIDDHNFRNRAWKSILNQVNVEYRKPYNTRHTLISHALDQGMSPVTVAQLTGHDVQTLYENYAGNVKSRPMLPEF from the coding sequence ATGAACCGAAAATCAACGCTTCAGGACAATCAAGGTGCAAGTGGTAGACGAATAAATAAGTCTTCCAAAGGAACAGCAAAAATCGAAAATGATAAGGGATGGCTGAGAATTCGCTTCACTCATCAACAAAAACGTTATGCTTTTGCTCTCGGTTTACCTGATACACAATTGAATCGTAAAGTAGCAGCGGATAAAGCTCATAAAATTGAACTGGATATCTTATCGGATAATTTTGATGCAACATTAGAGAAGTATAAATCGCTCAAAAACAATCACAAAAGTTCCCCTCAATTTCTCACGGGGGAAGATATCATTCAACGATTCATCGATCGCAAAGCCAAGACAGTTTCTACCCCTCGCTCCTTGGAAAAGTATCAAACAGTACTTAAATATTTACAAAATTTTCAGTGTAAAGATGGCAATCAAAAGATTTCCTTGGCTGATTTACCCCTCAATATCTGGACTGAAACTCATTTTGAAGAATTCTATGAGCACTTATCTAAAAAGTTGAGTCCTTTGACCCTAAAGCAATATCTAGTCTGGTTGTCGGCTATTTGGCAATGGGGTATTGCCGAAAAGATGATAAAACAAGAAGATCCGTGGCTCACGCTAATTAACCGCGTTAAAGTTCCACCTAAACAAATGCCAAAACCTTTCAACAGAGCTGAAATTCATAAAATTATTAACGGTTTTGAGCATAGCAAATATTATTCTCATTACACTGATTTTGTTAAATTTTTGTTTGGAACTGGTTGTAGAACTGGCGAAGCTATTGGTTTGCGCTGGCAACATCTTAATGATGATTGTTCCACAGTTTGGATTGGTGAAAGCTTGAGTAGAGGAATTAGAAAAGCTACTAAAACTAATCGTGCTAGAACTATTACTCTTACTCCTAAACTCCAAAAAATATTAGGGGAACGTCGTCCAGATTCTTTTAATCCAGAAGCTCTTGTTTTTGGATCACCATTAGGTAATCCCATTGATGATCATAATTTCAGAAATCGGGCCTGGAAATCAATTTTAAATCAAGTCAATGTAGAGTATAGAAAACCCTATAATACACGTCACACCTTGATTAGCCATGCTTTAGACCAGGGTATGAGTCCTGTAACAGTAGCTCAATTAACTGGTCACGATGTTCAAACCCTATACGAAAACTA